From a region of the Gammaproteobacteria bacterium genome:
- the yidC gene encoding membrane protein insertase YidC encodes MPVDSQRVLLYFSLVLTLFLIWSAWQRDYGPRPEPRTAPQSANQTRALPAEDMGNNRADVPQSPAMPANAGRIAEPRAATAGGRRIHVVTDVLDIEIDTQGGDIRRAALPTYPANADNPDEPFVLMHSDPALGVYIAQSGLVHDRIADGGTGEHLAPSHHAVYQAARDEYRLRTGEDELRVPLTWQDPSGVSVRKVFTFHRRDFLIDVSHTVVNRSEQAWSGRQYRQLRHGAIRKEDKSLLLYTYTGAAYYDGRYEKVPFDDMQSESLSREITGGWAAMLQHYFVSAWLPQANERNFYYTNVVREGGQPQYIIGLRSAPLNVAPNASGTFNTRIFVGPKLQEHLDEISEGLELVVDYGIFTVLAKPLFWALEKIHDIVGNWGWAIVILTLLIKLAFYKLSETSYKSMAKMRTVQPRMAALRERYASDKQKMNQALMELYKTEKINPLGGCLPILVQIPVFISLYWMLLESVEMRQADFMLWINDLSSRDPFFILPLLMGVTMFIQQKLNPAPMDPIQAKVMMVLPVVFTVFFAFFPSGLVLYWFVNNLLSIAQQWVITRRIERGVKPA; translated from the coding sequence ATGCCTGTAGATAGCCAGCGAGTGCTGCTTTATTTTTCGCTGGTGCTCACGTTGTTTCTCATCTGGTCCGCGTGGCAGCGCGATTACGGACCCCGCCCGGAACCGCGAACAGCGCCTCAGAGCGCGAACCAGACTCGCGCGCTTCCCGCCGAGGACATGGGTAACAACCGCGCTGATGTGCCGCAATCGCCAGCGATGCCGGCTAACGCCGGGCGCATCGCCGAACCACGCGCGGCGACGGCGGGCGGCAGGCGCATCCATGTCGTCACGGATGTGCTCGACATCGAGATCGATACCCAGGGCGGTGACATTCGTCGCGCCGCGTTACCAACCTATCCGGCGAACGCGGATAACCCCGACGAACCGTTCGTGCTGATGCACAGTGACCCGGCGCTAGGGGTGTACATCGCGCAGTCCGGTCTGGTTCACGATCGCATTGCCGATGGGGGTACGGGCGAGCATCTGGCGCCCAGTCACCATGCGGTCTATCAGGCCGCGCGTGATGAATACCGGCTGCGCACCGGCGAAGACGAACTACGAGTGCCGCTAACCTGGCAAGATCCCTCGGGCGTATCGGTCAGAAAAGTATTCACTTTTCATCGCCGGGATTTTCTAATCGACGTAAGCCACACCGTCGTTAATCGCAGCGAGCAGGCCTGGAGCGGCCGGCAGTATCGACAGTTACGCCACGGCGCCATTCGTAAAGAAGATAAATCGCTGCTGCTTTATACCTACACAGGGGCTGCGTATTACGACGGCCGTTACGAAAAAGTGCCGTTCGACGACATGCAGAGTGAAAGCTTGAGCCGCGAGATTACGGGCGGCTGGGCGGCGATGCTGCAGCATTATTTCGTCTCCGCGTGGCTGCCGCAGGCTAACGAGCGAAATTTCTACTATACGAATGTCGTGCGCGAAGGCGGTCAGCCTCAATACATCATCGGTCTGCGCTCCGCCCCCCTGAACGTTGCGCCAAACGCGAGCGGCACCTTCAACACTCGCATTTTTGTCGGGCCCAAGCTGCAGGAACACCTGGACGAAATCTCCGAGGGCCTGGAACTGGTGGTCGATTACGGGATTTTCACCGTACTGGCCAAACCGCTGTTCTGGGCGCTGGAGAAAATTCACGATATTGTCGGCAACTGGGGCTGGGCGATAGTAATCCTGACCCTGCTGATCAAGCTGGCTTTCTACAAGCTGTCGGAGACCAGCTACAAGTCCATGGCGAAAATGCGCACGGTGCAGCCGCGCATGGCAGCACTTAGGGAGCGCTACGCCAGCGACAAGCAGAAGATGAATCAGGCGCTGATGGAGTTGTATAAGACCGAAAAGATCAACCCGCTGGGCGGATGTCTGCCCATCCTGGTACAGATTCCGGTATTCATCTCCCTGTACTGGATGTTGCTGGAAAGCGTGGAAATGCGCCAGGCGGACTTTATGCTCTGGATAAATGACCTCTCCAGCCGCGATCCATTCTTTATTCTGCCACTGCTGATGGGTGTGACGATGTTCATCCAGCAGAAGCTCAACCCGGCGCCCATGGACCCGATTCAGGCCAAGGTGATGATGGTGTTGCCGGTGGTATTTACGGTGTTTTTTGCGTTTTTCCCCTCCGGTCTGGTGCTGTACTGGTTCGTCAACAATCTCTTGTCGATCGCTCAGCAGTGGGTAATCACCCGGCGCATCGAGCGCGGCGTCAAGCCGGCCTGA